Below is a genomic region from Fundulus heteroclitus isolate FHET01 chromosome 5, MU-UCD_Fhet_4.1, whole genome shotgun sequence.
GTTCTCAGGTATGACCTCACAGGTGTTGACCTGACAGAAGGCTCCGATGATACAGCCACTGGTTAGGATCACATTCCTGCCAACGTCAGCTAGAtggcaagaacaaaaaaaaagatgcggTCAGTGATTCTGTCAAATGTTTGTCCGCATCAACCTGAATCTGTTACAGCCCACCTTTGGATTCAATTACGTTGTTGTCGCCAATCTTCAAGGCTTGCGATACTGATTAATGTCAGTTGAGGCTAATCGGCATGTGAATTAGGcaagaaaaacactgaaataaaaaataaaaaggataccACAGCCGACTTCAAACACGTTGTTTGTACCAATGGTCATGGTCTTTGGCTCCACTTCAGAATCCGGTGTGATGTTTTCTGGATAactggaatatatatatttttttaaatatagagcTTTTCTTCACTAGAAATTTAATGTAAATGTCTATCCATAACGAAatctgataaataaaacatcagtaAGACGCAACAAATCTTTACCTGTTAATGATCAGAGCTTGTTCTTCGATCAGGTTGCCTTCTCCGATCACGATGGGTCCTGCCTCTGCTATGATCCGAGCTTTCGGATGAACCACTGTTCTAGGGCCTGGACATAACAGTAAATACAAGTTACACACCAGTTACAAGATCTATTCGCCTATACGTGTCTTCTCGTAATTTACCAGTGGAGAATATCTTACCAATAGTAACATCTCCTCTGATCTCGCTTTCAACACAGACTACAGCTCCAGCAGCTATTTTGACACTGGAAAAACAGCAGAAGTAACCGCTTAACAATGCTAGCTTAGGCTGCTACCAAGATACTACTCTTGACACGTTTTAAAAAGCGGTAAAACTACTTCCCTGTCACCGTCTcacgattattttttttttaataaatagcaGTTGGCTTAATGACTGTGCGTAAACTTGTATTTACATTACCTTTTCTGTGTGTTTAGTTTGTCTGCCATGACAAGAGCAGCTGATGGGAGGCGGCGTTGAATTACTCGGACATCGATTAGAGAAATCCCGTTTCAGCCTCACTGCGTGTGCGCATGCGTCTAGAAACGAAATGGGGAGTCCCGTAAAAGTGTGGTTCGAGTATAGATGTAGAGCGTGTAGATGTGGCTAATGAGAATACTACGCATTTCAGTACAAACCTTCAGGGAATTTTCAGGACGATGACTAAGAAATTATGTGAATagaatttaaatagtttaagaaaatgttaccaTTGCAACAAACTTTATGGAACCAACGCttcaaaaatagaaaatgaatacAGAATCAAATAAATGGTCCAAAAATaagtagccaaaaaaaaaactaaataaaacatagaatcagttaata
It encodes:
- the LOC105921684 gene encoding dynactin subunit 6, coding for MADKLNTQKSVKIAAGAVVCVESEIRGDVTIGPRTVVHPKARIIAEAGPIVIGEGNLIEEQALIINSYPENITPDSEVEPKTMTIGTNNVFEVGCVSQALKIGDNNVIESKADVGRNVILTSGCIIGAFCQVNTCEVIPENTVIYGSGCMRRVQTERPQPQTLQLDFLMKILPNYHHLKKTIKASHTTS